A stretch of Suncus etruscus isolate mSunEtr1 chromosome 9, mSunEtr1.pri.cur, whole genome shotgun sequence DNA encodes these proteins:
- the LOC126018211 gene encoding olfactory receptor 52M1: MATFRNVCSVPNSFRLTGIPGLESLHIWLSIPFGSMYLVAVMGNVTILAVVRVERSLHQPMYFFLCMLAVIDLILSTSTMPKLLGIFWFGAGEISLNACLTQMFFIHCFATVESGIFLAMAFDRYVAICDPLHHMTVLTNAVVGLLGLVALIRGIIYISPLPLMIRLRLPLYKAHVISHSYCEHMAVVTLACGDSRVNNIYGLSIGFLVLILDSMGIAASYVMIFRTVLGLATPEARLKTLGTCGSHICAILIFYVPIAVSSLIHRFGHQVPPPIHTLLANFYLLIPPILNPIVYAVRTKQIRERILQIMKIEAKNR; encoded by the coding sequence ATGGCTACTTTTCGTAATGTTTGCTCAGTACCCAACTCCTTCCGGCTCACTGGAATCCCAGGGCTGGAGTCCCTGCACATCTGGTTATCCATCCCCTTTGGCTCCATGTACCTTGTGGCTGTGATGGGGAATGTCACTATTCTGGCTGTGGTAAGAGTGGAACGTAGCCTGCACCagcccatgtacttcttcctgtgCATGTTGGCTGTCATTGACCTGATTTTGTCTACTTCCACTATGCCCAAACTTCTGGGAATTTTCTGGTTTGGTGCTGGTGAGATTAGTCTGAATGCTTGCTTGACCCAGATGTTTTTCATACACTGCTTTGCAACTGTTGAGTCAGGCATCTTCCTTGCTATGGCTTTTGACCGCTATGTGGCCATATGTGACCCACTGCATCATATGACAGTGCTCACAAATGCAGTGGTGGGACTCTTGGGACTTGTAGCCCTCATTCGGGGTATCATTTATATTAGTCCCCTACCTTTAATGATACGTCTAAGGTTGCCCCTTTACAAAGCCCATGTCATCTCTCACTCCTACTGTGAACACATGGCTGTGGTCACCTTGGCTTGTGGTGATAGCAGAGTCAACAACATTTATGGACTAAGCATTGGTTTTTTGGTGCTCATTCTGGACTCAATGGGCATTGCTGCCTCCTATGTGATGATTTTCAGGACTGTGCTGGGACTGGCTACCCCTGAGGCTAGGCTTAAAACTCTAGGCACATGTGGTTCTCACATTTGTGCCATCCTGATCTTTTATGTTCCCATTGCTGTTTCTTCCCTCATTCACCGATTTGGTCACCAAGTGCCTCCCCCAATCCACACCCTTTTGGCTAACTTTTATCTCCTTATTCCTCCAATCCTGAATCCTATTGTCTATGCTGTTCGTACCAAACAGATTCGAGAGAGAATCCTCCAAATTATGAAGATAGAAGCTAAGAACAGATGA